One Gloeobacter morelensis MG652769 DNA window includes the following coding sequences:
- a CDS encoding DUF6671 family protein, which translates to MQQNTTSSHPLLGGRAAVLATMHRKEAAIAPVLASGLGLQVLLPPADFDSDRFGTFTREAPRPGDQLQTARAKARAGMTATGLAVGIASEGSFGPHPGLPFVPANREIVVLIDDEHHLEVAGEAFSTQTNFAAGAVCSLPEALAFAQRAGFPEHGLVVGTGRPEDTLLKGVVDPQQLEEAVAFALARSGRVHLETDMRALYNPTRMGVIAQAARHLVEKLYQFCPRCGHPGYGIIALRRGLPCALCGTPTDLPRAAVHGCSRCARQEIVPRPDGLRAADPAQCPLCNP; encoded by the coding sequence ATGCAACAAAATACCACCAGTTCCCATCCGCTGCTCGGCGGCCGCGCGGCGGTGCTTGCCACCATGCATCGCAAGGAGGCGGCGATTGCCCCGGTGCTCGCCTCGGGCCTGGGGTTGCAGGTGCTCCTCCCGCCGGCGGATTTCGATAGCGACCGCTTCGGAACGTTCACCCGCGAAGCGCCCCGTCCCGGCGATCAGCTACAGACGGCCCGCGCCAAGGCCCGCGCCGGCATGACCGCCACCGGACTGGCGGTGGGCATAGCAAGCGAAGGCAGTTTCGGCCCCCATCCGGGTCTGCCCTTTGTGCCCGCCAACCGCGAAATCGTCGTGCTCATCGACGACGAGCACCACCTGGAGGTGGCGGGCGAAGCGTTCTCGACCCAAACCAATTTTGCCGCCGGTGCCGTCTGCAGTCTGCCGGAGGCCCTCGCTTTCGCGCAGCGGGCTGGATTTCCCGAGCACGGGCTGGTTGTGGGTACCGGCCGCCCCGAGGATACTCTGCTCAAAGGCGTCGTCGATCCGCAGCAGCTGGAGGAGGCGGTCGCCTTTGCCCTGGCCCGCTCGGGGCGGGTGCACCTGGAGACGGACATGCGCGCTCTATACAATCCGACCCGCATGGGGGTGATCGCCCAGGCCGCCCGCCATCTGGTCGAAAAACTCTACCAATTTTGCCCCCGTTGCGGCCATCCGGGATACGGCATAATCGCACTGCGGCGCGGCTTGCCCTGTGCGCTGTGCGGCACGCCCACCGACTTGCCCCGCGCCGCAGTCCACGGTTGCTCGCGCTGCGCACGGCAAGAGATCGTGCCCAGGCCGGACGGTCTGCGCGCGGCGGATCCGGCCCAGTGCCCACTGTGCAACCCTTAA
- a CDS encoding CO2 hydration protein encodes MTTATKSPILPGYSGVLPPSQHEFAEVVHRLEAGGAMLPDSPENLMQIIGIYKAYAVPMDFYWRDLLYMAEQVFLDPLPFFKYFPTQEYLDRHNHYAGDTADLRIWRGPATAHPELLAFMDKGETGKMPKLFHHLWHDRINMEFAEECMRAMLWHQGMGGRFNDYLDSDEYREGADRAIRAYFKGNPAMLALHKLFPDLFLEQCRQASYLANLGLFWEVMAPVFFEMSDLFDEGKLRTVPEAMNFLVNGIFAIAGRPIYHHVYIRGECYEVIPKSKGFTWLYEAALPYVEAVFYRTSPFRGTKSYNAQAKQVPEDQKDFHFGILYADVFPVGTAGIPPTLLMQDMYHFLPPYLVEYYNRHCKGKDDMLIQLGITFQRSMYCVTSAVIQALRAALLYPLDDPNPRHLQANRAFFEMQLDRFKRPEARLRSIQNPDYR; translated from the coding sequence ATGACGACCGCCACAAAATCCCCTATCCTCCCCGGCTACAGCGGGGTTCTCCCGCCCTCCCAGCACGAATTTGCGGAGGTCGTTCACCGCCTGGAGGCGGGTGGAGCGATGTTGCCGGATTCGCCCGAGAACCTGATGCAAATCATCGGCATCTACAAAGCCTACGCCGTGCCGATGGACTTCTACTGGCGCGACTTGCTCTATATGGCCGAGCAGGTCTTCCTCGATCCGCTACCCTTCTTCAAGTACTTCCCGACCCAGGAGTATCTCGATCGCCACAACCACTACGCAGGGGATACCGCCGACCTGCGTATCTGGCGCGGTCCCGCCACCGCCCACCCGGAACTGTTGGCCTTCATGGACAAGGGCGAAACCGGCAAGATGCCCAAGTTGTTCCACCACCTCTGGCACGACCGCATCAACATGGAATTTGCCGAGGAGTGCATGCGCGCCATGCTCTGGCACCAGGGCATGGGCGGGCGCTTCAACGATTACCTCGATAGCGACGAATACCGCGAGGGTGCCGATCGGGCCATCCGCGCCTACTTCAAGGGCAATCCGGCCATGCTCGCCCTGCACAAACTCTTTCCGGACCTGTTCTTGGAGCAATGTCGCCAGGCGAGTTACCTGGCCAACCTGGGCCTGTTCTGGGAGGTGATGGCCCCGGTCTTCTTCGAGATGTCGGATCTGTTCGACGAGGGCAAATTGCGCACCGTCCCCGAGGCGATGAACTTTCTGGTGAACGGCATCTTTGCCATTGCTGGGCGGCCCATCTACCACCACGTCTACATCCGGGGCGAGTGCTACGAAGTGATCCCCAAATCCAAGGGCTTTACCTGGCTGTACGAAGCGGCCCTGCCCTACGTGGAGGCCGTCTTCTACCGGACCTCGCCCTTTCGCGGCACCAAATCCTACAACGCCCAGGCCAAACAGGTACCCGAGGATCAAAAAGACTTTCACTTTGGCATACTCTACGCCGATGTCTTTCCGGTGGGCACCGCCGGGATCCCGCCCACGCTGCTGATGCAGGATATGTACCATTTCTTGCCGCCCTATCTGGTCGAGTACTACAACCGCCACTGCAAGGGCAAGGACGACATGCTCATCCAACTGGGCATCACCTTTCAGCGCTCGATGTACTGTGTGACCTCGGCGGTCATTCAGGCATTGCGCGCGGCCTTGCTGTATCCGCTCGACGACCCGAATCCGCGCCACCTGCAGGCCAATCGGGCTTTTTTTGAGATGCAGCTTGACCGGTTCAAGCGGCCCGAGGCGCGCCTGCGCAGCATCCAGAACCCGGACTACCGTTAG
- a CDS encoding DUF433 domain-containing protein: MKYGTSPIGRLQANSDETFFRITLNPALMGGKPCIRSLRVTVGMGFGLMVSGYSTVDLLL; the protein is encoded by the coding sequence ATGAAGTATGGTACTAGTCCAATCGGTCGTCTTCAGGCCAATTCCGATGAAACCTTTTTCCGCATTACTCTGAACCCCGCGCTCATGGGAGGAAAGCCTTGCATCCGGAGTCTTCGCGTGACTGTAGGCATGGGGTTTGGGTTGATGGTTTCCGGATACTCGACAGTCGACTTGTTGTTGTAG
- a CDS encoding NAD(P)H-quinone oxidoreductase subunit F has protein sequence MTESLLLTSWWVPFYGLAGAVLTLPWATVGVRSGGPRPAAYFNMLMTVLALVHGLTLLPAVWGRLPLQLEYTWLETQGMRLALELEVSPVTIGAVVVITFLSLCAQIYALGYMEKDWALARFFALLGFFEGAICGLAMSNNLLLSYALLEMLTLSTYLLVGFWYAQPLVVTAARDAFLTKRVGDLLLLMGVVVLANLAPSLNFQDLALWAETANLSPLSATLLGLALIAGPIGKCAQIPLHFWLDEAMEGPNPASIMRNSLVVACGAYVLIKMQPVLALSPWVLGALLVVGTATAIGASCVALAQIDIKRALSHSTSAYLGLVFVAVGLEQNEVALLLLLTHAVAKALLFMSVGAVILITSTQDVTEMGGLWSRLPATTTAFLVGGAASVSLLPLGTFWASIYASERLWPWAPWAIGVLLLVNGLTALNLTRVYCRVFLGPRQAKTRRAPEIAWPMSVPMLSLSIINILSPVILHELGLLTSVEGPVPAWVFGGSLVASSLAGCLVGWWITHEKLPTAWVHASFVQTWRVAHDFLAYDLYIEQFYRQTIVVWVAGASSLMAKFDRHLVDGVVNMIGVATIAGGEGLKRSAPGQAQAYLLTILLGVIVVCAYQLTTMLR, from the coding sequence ATGACCGAGTCGCTTCTTTTAACAAGCTGGTGGGTACCCTTCTACGGACTGGCCGGCGCGGTGTTGACCCTGCCCTGGGCGACAGTCGGGGTGCGCAGCGGCGGACCGCGGCCGGCGGCTTACTTCAACATGTTGATGACGGTGCTGGCCCTGGTGCATGGACTGACGCTGCTGCCCGCCGTCTGGGGACGGTTGCCGCTGCAACTAGAATATACCTGGCTTGAAACACAGGGAATGCGTTTGGCCCTGGAATTGGAGGTTTCACCGGTCACAATCGGCGCGGTAGTAGTCATTACTTTTTTGAGTTTGTGCGCACAGATCTATGCGCTGGGTTATATGGAAAAGGACTGGGCACTTGCCCGCTTCTTCGCGCTGTTGGGGTTCTTCGAAGGGGCAATCTGCGGTCTAGCCATGAGCAATAACTTGCTGTTGAGCTATGCGCTGCTGGAGATGCTGACCCTTTCGACCTATCTGCTGGTGGGATTCTGGTATGCCCAGCCGCTGGTGGTGACTGCGGCGCGGGACGCTTTTTTGACCAAGCGGGTGGGGGATCTATTGCTGCTGATGGGTGTGGTGGTCCTGGCCAACCTCGCCCCCAGCCTCAACTTTCAAGACTTGGCGCTCTGGGCTGAGACGGCCAATTTGTCCCCCTTGAGCGCCACACTGCTGGGACTGGCGCTGATTGCCGGTCCGATCGGCAAGTGTGCCCAGATCCCGCTGCACTTCTGGCTTGACGAGGCGATGGAAGGCCCCAACCCCGCCTCGATCATGCGCAACTCGCTGGTGGTGGCCTGTGGGGCCTACGTGCTCATCAAGATGCAGCCGGTTTTGGCGCTTTCGCCCTGGGTACTGGGAGCCTTGCTGGTGGTGGGCACAGCGACGGCGATCGGCGCCTCCTGTGTGGCCCTGGCACAGATCGACATCAAGCGGGCTCTTTCCCATTCGACAAGCGCCTACCTGGGCCTGGTGTTTGTCGCCGTAGGCCTGGAGCAAAACGAAGTCGCGCTGCTGCTGCTGCTGACCCACGCCGTCGCCAAGGCGCTGCTGTTTATGAGCGTCGGGGCGGTGATCTTGATTACCAGCACCCAGGATGTCACCGAGATGGGTGGGCTGTGGTCGCGCCTGCCGGCTACCACCACCGCCTTTCTAGTCGGAGGGGCCGCTTCGGTGTCACTGCTGCCTCTGGGTACTTTTTGGGCTTCGATCTACGCAAGTGAGCGGCTCTGGCCCTGGGCTCCCTGGGCGATCGGAGTGCTGCTGCTGGTCAACGGGCTCACCGCTCTCAACCTCACCCGCGTTTACTGCCGGGTGTTCCTGGGGCCTCGCCAGGCCAAGACCCGGCGCGCTCCCGAAATTGCCTGGCCGATGTCAGTGCCGATGTTGTCGCTCTCGATCATCAATATTCTCTCGCCGGTGATTTTGCACGAGTTGGGACTTTTGACTTCGGTGGAAGGACCAGTGCCCGCCTGGGTATTTGGCGGTTCGCTGGTGGCTTCCAGCCTGGCGGGCTGTCTGGTGGGCTGGTGGATCACCCACGAAAAGCTTCCGACCGCCTGGGTGCACGCTTCCTTTGTCCAGACCTGGCGGGTGGCCCACGATTTTCTGGCCTACGACCTTTATATCGAGCAGTTCTACCGCCAGACCATCGTCGTCTGGGTAGCTGGGGCTTCGAGTTTGATGGCCAAGTTCGATCGCCACCTGGTCGACGGCGTGGTCAACATGATCGGGGTGGCCACGATTGCCGGGGGCGAAGGACTCAAACGCAGCGCGCCGGGACAGGCCCAGGCCTATTTGCTCACGATCCTGCTCGGGGTGATCGTGGTGTGCGCTTATCAACTGACGACTATGTTGCGCTAG
- a CDS encoding fasciclin domain-containing protein, with amino-acid sequence MPDIVDIAVGAGAFKTLVTAVQVAGLVNTLKSPGPFTVFAPNDDAFAKLPPGTITSLVQNPPQLARILCFHVVPGRYKQADLARVGSLNSVEGAPIPFYCEDGVFEVKNATVLAADIEADNGIIHVLDRVILMG; translated from the coding sequence ATGCCCGACATTGTCGACATCGCCGTGGGCGCCGGCGCCTTCAAGACCCTGGTAACCGCCGTCCAGGTGGCCGGCTTGGTCAATACCCTCAAAAGCCCCGGTCCCTTCACGGTCTTTGCCCCCAACGACGATGCCTTTGCCAAACTCCCACCGGGCACCATCACCTCCCTGGTGCAAAACCCGCCCCAACTGGCGCGCATCCTCTGCTTCCACGTCGTCCCCGGCCGCTACAAACAGGCGGACTTAGCCAGGGTGGGTTCGCTCAACTCCGTCGAAGGCGCCCCCATTCCCTTTTATTGCGAAGACGGCGTCTTCGAGGTCAAAAACGCCACGGTCCTGGCAGCGGACATCGAAGCGGACAACGGCATCATCCATGTGCTCGACCGCGTCATCTTGATGGGCTAG
- a CDS encoding SAM-dependent methyltransferase, translating into MSLFRRRTLLLTGLGLWSTCRLLAQPAGNLVVPYVPTADPVVAAMLKLARVGKDDFLIDLGCGDGRIVITAAREHGTRGFGVDIDPELVELSRSNARRAGVEDRVSFTEQDLFQTDLRPSSVVTLYLFPEINLKLRSKLFAELKPGSRVVSNEWDMGAWQPDETLKVQAPDRAYQIFAWTIPAEAQGVWEGGASAGGPPRSYRLVLRQHFQTASGTLLVEGKEYLLSDARLEGNLLRFVVPAAGLQFVGKVSGDLLAGNFGGGPPERGPTWQAQRLKRFNEVWY; encoded by the coding sequence ATGTCTTTGTTTCGACGCCGCACCTTGTTGCTTACGGGCCTTGGTCTCTGGTCCACCTGCCGGCTGCTGGCCCAGCCGGCAGGCAATCTGGTCGTTCCCTACGTACCCACGGCGGATCCGGTCGTGGCAGCGATGCTCAAGCTCGCCCGCGTGGGCAAGGATGACTTTTTGATCGATCTCGGTTGCGGCGATGGGCGGATTGTGATCACCGCCGCTCGCGAGCACGGCACGCGTGGTTTTGGCGTGGATATCGATCCAGAACTGGTGGAATTGAGCCGCAGCAACGCCCGGCGGGCCGGTGTCGAGGACCGGGTAAGCTTTACTGAGCAAGATCTTTTCCAGACCGACCTGCGCCCGTCCTCGGTCGTGACGCTATATTTGTTTCCTGAGATCAACCTGAAGCTCAGATCCAAGCTCTTTGCCGAACTCAAGCCTGGATCCCGCGTGGTCTCCAACGAATGGGACATGGGCGCATGGCAACCGGACGAGACACTCAAAGTGCAAGCACCGGATCGGGCTTATCAAATCTTCGCCTGGACAATCCCTGCCGAAGCCCAGGGGGTTTGGGAAGGCGGCGCCTCTGCAGGCGGCCCCCCGCGCAGTTACAGGCTCGTGCTTCGCCAGCACTTCCAGACGGCAAGCGGTACTCTACTTGTCGAGGGCAAGGAGTATCTGTTGAGCGATGCGCGCCTGGAGGGCAACCTCCTGCGCTTCGTGGTCCCAGCCGCGGGTTTGCAATTTGTCGGGAAGGTGTCAGGTGACTTGTTGGCGGGGAATTTTGGAGGGGGGCCACCCGAAAGAGGTCCAACCTGGCAAGCCCAGCGGCTCAAACGATTTAATGAAGTATGGTACTAG
- a CDS encoding CO2 hydration protein yields MYDQKVSSHPLGRVILRMEAGGALLPDGSDNLMEVVGVLKSYGVVLDAYWRNLLYIADRQFLVFFPFFKYFNGKVSLPKLLDHWAHQRINYEFSEYCMKAMLWHGAAKLDAYLDSPAFAERAERAIRAKLKFNPAAGLLHRLFPDFLPEWARQSCYYSVLGQFWRVMSPMFLILSDRYDRGEIRSIPEVVAHIKDGLVEAANLPLTYAVDIRGERYELIPAEAELHFLMDAAVPYVEAVFFRSFPFMGTVSYNAQAGQISENQADFNYGALYADPLPIGGSGIPPTLLMQDMKQHLPEYLREYYLGSLRGEEDMRVQICVSFQKSMFCVTTAAILGLAPHPIDTDRPEQQRTNRAYLETWMDRLMHSRLPAFN; encoded by the coding sequence ATGTACGACCAGAAAGTCTCTTCCCATCCCCTCGGTCGGGTGATCTTGCGGATGGAAGCGGGCGGGGCGCTCCTGCCCGACGGTTCCGACAACCTGATGGAGGTGGTCGGTGTCCTCAAAAGCTACGGCGTGGTGCTCGACGCCTACTGGCGCAACCTGCTCTACATCGCCGATCGCCAGTTTCTGGTCTTCTTTCCATTTTTCAAGTATTTCAACGGCAAGGTGAGTCTGCCGAAGCTGCTCGATCACTGGGCGCACCAGCGGATTAATTACGAATTTTCTGAGTACTGCATGAAGGCGATGCTCTGGCACGGCGCCGCCAAACTCGACGCCTACCTGGACAGCCCCGCCTTTGCCGAGCGGGCCGAGCGGGCGATCCGCGCCAAGCTCAAGTTCAACCCGGCCGCCGGGCTGTTGCACCGCCTGTTCCCGGATTTCCTGCCGGAGTGGGCGCGCCAGAGCTGTTACTACAGCGTGCTGGGGCAATTCTGGCGGGTGATGAGCCCGATGTTTCTCATCCTTTCGGACCGCTACGACCGGGGTGAGATCCGCTCGATTCCCGAGGTGGTGGCCCACATCAAAGACGGTCTGGTGGAGGCGGCGAATCTGCCCCTCACCTACGCGGTCGATATTCGCGGCGAGCGCTACGAACTGATTCCTGCCGAGGCCGAGCTGCACTTTTTGATGGACGCCGCGGTGCCCTACGTCGAAGCAGTGTTCTTTCGCTCGTTTCCGTTTATGGGCACGGTCTCCTACAACGCCCAGGCGGGCCAAATTTCTGAAAATCAGGCCGATTTCAACTATGGCGCGCTCTACGCCGATCCGCTTCCCATCGGCGGCTCGGGCATTCCGCCCACGCTGTTGATGCAGGACATGAAGCAGCACCTGCCCGAGTACCTGCGCGAGTATTACCTGGGCAGCCTGCGCGGCGAAGAAGACATGCGGGTGCAAATCTGCGTGAGCTTCCAAAAATCGATGTTCTGTGTCACCACCGCCGCGATTTTAGGCCTTGCCCCTCACCCCATCGATACCGACAGGCCCGAACAGCAGCGGACCAACCGCGCCTATCTCGAAACCTGGATGGACCGGCTGATGCACTCCCGGTTGCCGGCGTTCAATTGA
- a CDS encoding NADH-quinone oxidoreductase subunit M yields MLSVLIWLPVVGALVVGLWPGAAARLRSIALAFATAGVLWSAWLLWQFDPTRPGLQFVEFIPWIAPVGLHYSLGADGLSLPLIALNSLLIWIAIYSNAYSGERPRLYYGLLLLAGGGMAGAFAAQNLLLFFLFYELELLPFYLLIFLWGCSEKRGYAAMKFLIYTAVSGFLILGAFLGLVLLDGSSSFAYGEQSTAALPLITQLILLTMLLVGFGIKIPLVPLHTWLPDAYCEASPPVAILLGGVLAKLGAYGLLRFGLGLFPETWALVAPGLATIGAITAVYGAFSAIAQRDIKRMVAYSSIGHMGYILLAAAAATPLSLLGAMLQMVSHGLILAILFHLVGVVEAKVGTRDLDVLNGLMNPIRGLPMVSALLVLGGMASAGIPGLVGFVAEFLVLQGSFAAFPVQTILCVVCSGLTAVYFVILLNRTCFGRLDNATAYYPPVRWIERTPALILAGIILVLGVQPEWLSRWSEVTAESMVTPVQSAANQPKKPAAASLSPN; encoded by the coding sequence ATGTTGAGTGTGCTTATCTGGTTGCCGGTGGTGGGCGCTCTGGTGGTGGGCCTTTGGCCCGGCGCCGCCGCAAGATTACGAAGCATCGCCCTCGCCTTCGCCACGGCCGGGGTGCTCTGGTCAGCCTGGCTGCTCTGGCAGTTCGACCCCACCCGGCCGGGGTTGCAGTTTGTCGAATTTATCCCCTGGATTGCGCCGGTGGGTCTGCACTACAGCCTCGGGGCGGACGGCCTCTCGCTGCCGCTCATCGCCCTCAACAGCCTGCTCATCTGGATCGCCATCTACAGCAACGCCTACTCCGGCGAACGCCCCAGGCTGTACTACGGCTTGCTGTTGCTGGCCGGGGGCGGGATGGCCGGGGCGTTCGCCGCCCAGAACTTGCTGCTGTTTTTCTTGTTCTACGAGCTGGAGTTGCTGCCTTTTTATCTGCTGATCTTTTTGTGGGGCTGCAGTGAGAAGCGCGGCTACGCGGCGATGAAATTTCTCATCTACACCGCCGTCTCGGGCTTTTTGATTCTGGGTGCTTTTCTGGGCCTAGTGCTGCTGGACGGTTCGTCAAGCTTCGCCTACGGTGAACAATCCACCGCCGCCCTGCCGTTGATTACCCAGTTGATTCTGCTCACAATGCTGCTGGTCGGCTTCGGCATCAAGATTCCGCTGGTGCCGCTGCACACCTGGCTGCCGGACGCCTACTGCGAAGCGTCCCCGCCGGTGGCCATTCTCTTAGGCGGGGTGCTCGCCAAGCTCGGAGCCTACGGCCTGCTGCGCTTCGGCCTGGGGCTCTTTCCTGAGACCTGGGCCCTGGTGGCGCCAGGGCTTGCCACGATCGGTGCAATCACCGCTGTCTACGGCGCCTTCTCCGCCATTGCCCAGAGGGACATCAAGCGCATGGTGGCCTACAGCTCGATTGGCCACATGGGCTATATTCTCCTGGCCGCCGCCGCCGCCACCCCTTTGAGCCTGCTCGGGGCGATGCTGCAGATGGTGAGCCACGGCCTCATCCTCGCGATTTTGTTCCACCTGGTGGGGGTGGTCGAAGCCAAAGTCGGCACCCGCGACCTGGACGTGCTCAACGGCCTGATGAACCCGATTCGCGGCCTGCCGATGGTGAGCGCGCTGTTGGTGCTGGGGGGGATGGCCTCCGCCGGCATTCCGGGGCTGGTGGGCTTCGTGGCCGAATTTCTGGTGTTGCAGGGCTCCTTTGCCGCTTTCCCGGTCCAGACGATTCTGTGCGTCGTCTGCAGCGGCCTCACGGCGGTCTACTTCGTGATTTTGCTCAACCGCACCTGCTTCGGTCGCCTGGATAACGCCACCGCCTACTACCCGCCGGTGCGCTGGATCGAGCGCACCCCTGCATTGATCCTCGCCGGCATCATCCTGGTCCTGGGCGTTCAGCCCGAGTGGCTCTCGCGCTGGAGCGAGGTGACCGCCGAGTCGATGGTTACCCCAGTTCAAAGTGCGGCCAACCAGCCCAAAAAGCCGGCCGCCGCTTCTCTCAGCCCGAACTAG
- a CDS encoding Uma2 family endonuclease has product MVITSQALQYPDSDGLPMSDNTEQFRWIVYIKEGLDWLFVDDPGVFVAGDLLWYPVEGDNKTRQAPDAMVAFGRPKGRRGSYRQWEEGNVAPQVVFEVLSPGNTLTEMGRKLRFYERFGVEEYYLYDPDRYDLAGFVRQGDGLDPVEAMQGWVSPRLGVRFALTDNGDLSLIRPDGRSFESYQAVARRAEVAEKRAEELTRRLRELGLEP; this is encoded by the coding sequence ATGGTCATCACTTCCCAGGCGCTCCAGTACCCAGACTCTGACGGTTTGCCGATGTCCGACAACACCGAGCAATTCCGCTGGATCGTCTATATCAAAGAGGGGCTCGACTGGCTGTTCGTCGACGATCCGGGCGTGTTCGTGGCGGGCGATTTGCTGTGGTACCCCGTGGAGGGCGACAACAAAACCCGCCAGGCCCCCGACGCGATGGTCGCCTTCGGCCGCCCCAAGGGTAGGCGCGGCAGCTATCGGCAGTGGGAGGAGGGCAACGTCGCTCCCCAGGTGGTCTTCGAGGTGCTCTCGCCCGGTAACACCCTCACCGAAATGGGCCGAAAGTTGCGCTTCTACGAGCGTTTCGGTGTGGAAGAGTACTACCTCTACGATCCCGACCGCTACGATCTGGCCGGTTTTGTGCGCCAGGGCGATGGCTTGGATCCGGTCGAAGCGATGCAGGGTTGGGTCAGCCCGCGCCTGGGGGTGCGTTTCGCTTTAACCGACAATGGCGACTTGAGCTTGATCCGCCCGGACGGTCGTTCTTTCGAGAGTTATCAGGCGGTTGCCCGACGTGCGGAAGTGGCGGAGAAACGAGCGGAAGAATTGACCCGGCGACTGCGAGAATTGGGACTGGAACCCTAG
- a CDS encoding NADH-quinone oxidoreductase subunit M produces the protein MLSLLVWLPILGAAVVGFWPAGAPAVWPRRIALSVASLGLVLAAVLAFVYNPADGGLQFREFVPWMTSLGLSYELGIDGLSLPLLLLNAFLVWIAIFSSDENVQRPRLYYGLLLLLCGGVVGAFATQNALLFFLFYELELIPLYLLIAIWGGPRRNYAATKFLLYTAISGIMVLVAFFGLAGLAGIANYSYEALAVHNLPLATQFLLLGAVLVAFGIKIPLVPFHTWLPDAHVEASTPVSLLLAGVLLKLGTYGLLRFGLGFFPEAWSAAAPWLAGWAVVSVLYGCMTAIAQKDMKKMVAYSSIGHMGYILLAAAAATPLSLLGAVAQMVSHGLISGLLFLLVGVVYKKTGTRDIDVLCGLLAPERGLPFIGSLMILAVMASAGIPSMVGFVAEFIIFRASYAVFPVQTLLCILGTGLTAVYLLILINRAFFGRLPAQFANLPQVRWSERLPGLAIALLVVFLGLQPQWLVRWSEATTAALVAGRPALAGALPAQAERTHTVAVRRAHTP, from the coding sequence ATGCTCAGTTTGCTGGTCTGGTTGCCTATCCTGGGAGCGGCGGTGGTCGGTTTCTGGCCCGCCGGGGCCCCGGCGGTCTGGCCGCGCCGGATTGCCCTGTCGGTGGCGTCTTTGGGGTTAGTGCTCGCGGCGGTGCTTGCCTTTGTGTACAACCCGGCCGACGGTGGGCTGCAATTTCGCGAATTTGTCCCCTGGATGACCTCGCTGGGTCTTTCCTACGAACTGGGCATCGATGGGTTGTCGCTGCCGCTGTTGCTGCTGAACGCCTTTTTGGTCTGGATAGCGATCTTCAGCAGTGACGAAAATGTCCAGCGCCCGCGTCTGTACTACGGGCTTTTGCTGCTTTTGTGCGGCGGGGTGGTGGGGGCTTTCGCCACCCAGAACGCGCTGTTGTTTTTCTTGTTCTACGAACTGGAACTGATTCCGCTCTATTTGCTGATTGCCATCTGGGGCGGACCCCGGCGCAACTACGCCGCCACCAAGTTTTTGCTCTATACCGCCATCTCGGGGATCATGGTATTGGTGGCGTTCTTCGGCCTGGCGGGTCTGGCGGGCATCGCCAATTATTCTTACGAAGCGCTGGCTGTCCACAATCTGCCCCTGGCTACCCAGTTTCTGCTGTTGGGGGCGGTGCTCGTCGCTTTTGGCATCAAGATTCCGCTTGTGCCCTTTCACACCTGGCTGCCGGATGCCCACGTCGAGGCGAGTACACCGGTGTCTCTGCTGCTGGCGGGGGTGCTCCTCAAGCTCGGAACCTACGGCCTGTTGCGTTTTGGGCTGGGCTTTTTCCCCGAGGCCTGGAGTGCGGCGGCGCCCTGGCTGGCCGGTTGGGCGGTGGTGAGTGTCCTTTATGGCTGTATGACGGCCATCGCCCAGAAGGACATGAAGAAAATGGTCGCCTACAGTTCGATCGGCCACATGGGCTATATTCTGCTCGCCGCCGCCGCCGCTACGCCTTTGAGTTTGCTGGGGGCGGTTGCCCAGATGGTGAGCCACGGCCTCATCTCGGGGCTGTTGTTTTTGCTGGTGGGGGTGGTTTACAAGAAAACCGGCACCCGCGACATCGACGTATTGTGCGGTCTGCTAGCTCCGGAGCGCGGATTGCCCTTTATCGGCAGCCTGATGATCCTGGCTGTGATGGCCTCCGCGGGCATCCCGAGCATGGTGGGCTTTGTGGCCGAATTTATCATCTTCCGGGCGAGCTACGCGGTTTTCCCGGTGCAGACCTTGCTGTGCATCCTCGGGACCGGCCTCACGGCGGTCTACCTGCTCATCTTGATCAACCGCGCTTTTTTTGGCCGTCTACCGGCCCAGTTCGCCAACCTGCCGCAGGTGCGCTGGTCGGAGCGCCTGCCGGGTCTGGCCATCGCCCTGCTGGTCGTCTTTTTGGGCCTGCAGCCGCAGTGGCTGGTCCGCTGGAGTGAAGCGACCACCGCCGCCCTCGTTGCCGGGCGGCCCGCCCTGGCGGGCGCACTACCCGCCCAAGCCGAGCGCACCCACACCGTCGCGGTGCGCCGCGCCCACACCCCGTAA